From Bdellovibrio sp. KM01:
CTATCGAAAACGGCTGGTCCAAAATCAAAGTCTTCCCAGATCCACCCGTCGAAGGATTCTATCTAAAATGTGGTTACACCAACACGGGTGAAAAATTTCCGTCCCGTATCGCCGGTGGACCGACATTCAGCCTTTTTGAAAAAGTTTATTAGATTTTCGCGTTACCAAGAAAAGCTGCGTTATTAGCGCAGCTTACTTGTAGTCCTTCATGTTAAAATTAAAAGGGTAAGCTTCGACAATTGTCACTTTGCCAGAGGGGCTTGCTGGGAACTTCCACTGCTTAACTGTTTCCGCAACACAGGTTTTCACGCCTTCATTTTTCAAGGTCGTAGATTTCTCGACGATCCAGGATTTTGAAACGTTTCCGTCTTTATCGATTTCAAAGCCCGCGACAACTTTGCCTTCAATCTTTTCGTCGGCAGCTTTGTTTTTCAAAGCAGTTTTGTAGCAATCTGTGACCCCGTGTAGTTGAGTACGAATCACCCTGCGGATATCAGACTTATTAGAATTGGATTCCGCATTCGCGATAAAGGGAGTTGTTATCAATAGTGCTGCAATAAGTTTCAACATATAAGTTCCAATCCAAAGATCAATCATTCAGCAATAGTAAATTACTGGAGAAAGTGTGTCCGTACCTTTTAAAAAGTAAAAAATGGCTCCATCTCAATCGGACGTTCATTCGATGGATGCATAAACTCAGGCGGCTCCGTATCCGGCGGCATCATCAAATAAACGCCGAATGGAATTTTCGCTGAAACCCAATTCATAGGGCGGCGGTAAACGTATTCAGAACGCATTTGATTATAAACC
This genomic window contains:
- a CDS encoding AgmX/PglI C-terminal domain-containing protein is translated as MLKLIAALLITTPFIANAESNSNKSDIRRVIRTQLHGVTDCYKTALKNKAADEKIEGKVVAGFEIDKDGNVSKSWIVEKSTTLKNEGVKTCVAETVKQWKFPASPSGKVTIVEAYPFNFNMKDYK
- a CDS encoding GNAT family N-acetyltransferase, with translation MHNPELVGFFAFENSEDGIYLESLWIKKSALKQGIGAATSKFIDQLAIENGWSKIKVFPDPPVEGFYLKCGYTNTGEKFPSRIAGGPTFSLFEKVY